A region of the Coriobacteriia bacterium genome:
TTCTCTGGCATCGAAAGCGGCATCCTCGTGGCCCTTCGCCGGTCGATCCGGCGTGGGCCGGTTCGAGTACCTTTTCTTCTGAGGCATCGAATCGGTTTCGAGTACATTCTTTCTGAGGCAACGCGGGCTCTTGTGCGGGTGAGCGGCGGCTGGTATCGTCGACCCGACCTTTAACACCGGTCCCGTGAGGCCGGCAAGGCGCACCAAGAGCATATAGCGCGACGCACCCCGGCGCACGTCCGCCACGCAGCCCGCGCGACCGCCCCGATGCCTTCTTGCCGGTACTCCCGCAGGAAGGCGTTTTCGTGGGCGCCGGTCTCGGCGCCATGAGGGGAGGACGGCGCGTGACGTATCGAACCAAGGCCCAGGTCATGGATGATGTCGCCATCGACCGGGCGCTCACCCGCATCGCGCACGAGATACTCGAGGCGAACAAGGGCGCGGACAACGTCGCGCTCGTGGGCATCCTCACCCGTGGTGCGCACGTCGCGGCGCGCCTCGCCGAGCGCATCAGCGCCATCGAGGGCGCGCAGGTCCCGGTCGGCAGTCTCGACATCTCGTTCTACCGCGACGACCTTGCCACGCGCCTCAATCCCGAGGTGCACCGCACGGACATCCCGTTCCCGGTGGAGGGGCGCGACGTCGTCCTCGTCGACGATGTCCTCTACACCGGCAGGACGATACGTGCGGCGATGGACGCCATCATGGACTACGGTCGTCCGCGCACCGTCCAGCTCGCCGTACTCGCCGACCGCGGCCATCGCGAGTTGCCCATCAGGGCCGACTACGTCGGGAAGAACGTCCCGACCGCCCGTCGGGAGCGCGTGCGCGTGAGCAT
Encoded here:
- the pyrR gene encoding bifunctional pyr operon transcriptional regulator/uracil phosphoribosyltransferase PyrR, which gives rise to MRGGRRVTYRTKAQVMDDVAIDRALTRIAHEILEANKGADNVALVGILTRGAHVAARLAERISAIEGAQVPVGSLDISFYRDDLATRLNPEVHRTDIPFPVEGRDVVLVDDVLYTGRTIRAAMDAIMDYGRPRTVQLAVLADRGHRELPIRADYVGKNVPTARRERVRVSIEETDGHDGVEILAEDEGERS